In Streptomyces alboniger, the following are encoded in one genomic region:
- a CDS encoding acetyl-CoA C-acetyltransferase → MTTEAYVYDAIRTPRGRGKANGALHGTKPIDLVVGLIHEIQARFPGLDPAAIDDIVLGVVGPVGDQGSDIARIAAIAAGLPDTVAGVQENRFCASGLEAVNLAAMKVRSGWEDLVLAGGVESMSRVPMASDGGAWFADPMTNFETGFAPQGIGADLIATIEGFSRRDVDEYAALSQERAAAAWKDGRFEKSVVPVRDRNGLVVLDHDEHMRPGTTADSLAKLKPSFKDIGDMGGFDAVALQKYHWIEQIDHVHHAGNSSGIVDGASLVAVGTKEVGERYGLTPRARIVSAAVSGSEPLIMLTGPAPATRKALAKAGLTIDDIDLVEINEAFAAVVLRFVKDMGLSLDKVNVNGGAIAMGHPLGATGAMILGTLVDELERRDLRYGLATLCVGGGMGIATIVERL, encoded by the coding sequence GTGACCACCGAAGCGTACGTATACGACGCGATCCGCACCCCGCGCGGACGCGGCAAGGCCAATGGCGCCCTGCACGGCACCAAGCCGATCGACCTGGTCGTCGGCCTGATCCATGAGATCCAGGCCCGTTTCCCCGGCCTCGACCCGGCCGCCATCGACGACATCGTCCTCGGTGTGGTCGGGCCCGTCGGCGACCAGGGTTCCGACATCGCGCGGATCGCCGCCATCGCGGCCGGCCTGCCCGACACGGTCGCGGGCGTCCAGGAGAACCGCTTCTGCGCCTCGGGCCTCGAAGCGGTCAACCTCGCCGCCATGAAGGTCCGTTCGGGCTGGGAGGACCTGGTGCTGGCGGGCGGCGTCGAGTCGATGTCGCGGGTGCCGATGGCCTCCGACGGCGGCGCCTGGTTCGCCGACCCGATGACCAACTTCGAGACCGGCTTCGCGCCGCAGGGGATCGGCGCCGACCTCATCGCCACCATCGAGGGCTTCTCCCGGCGTGACGTCGACGAGTACGCGGCGCTCTCCCAGGAGCGCGCCGCCGCGGCCTGGAAGGACGGCCGCTTCGAGAAGTCCGTCGTACCCGTCAGGGACCGCAACGGCCTCGTCGTCCTCGACCACGACGAGCACATGCGCCCCGGCACCACCGCCGACTCCCTCGCCAAGCTGAAGCCGTCCTTCAAGGACATCGGCGACATGGGCGGCTTCGACGCGGTCGCGCTCCAGAAGTACCACTGGATCGAGCAGATCGACCACGTCCACCACGCGGGCAACTCCTCCGGGATCGTCGACGGCGCCTCGCTGGTCGCCGTCGGAACGAAGGAGGTCGGCGAGCGGTACGGCCTCACGCCGCGGGCGCGGATCGTCTCCGCGGCGGTCTCCGGCTCCGAGCCGCTGATCATGCTGACCGGGCCCGCGCCCGCGACCCGCAAGGCGCTCGCCAAGGCCGGTCTCACCATCGACGACATCGACCTCGTCGAGATCAACGAGGCGTTCGCGGCGGTCGTGCTGCGCTTCGTGAAGGACATGGGGCTGTCTCTGGACAAGGTGAACGTCAACGGCGGCGCGATCGCGATGGGGCATCCGCTGGGGGCGACCGGCGCGATGATCCTCGGCACGCTCGTGGACGAACTGGAGCGGCGGGACCTCCGGTACGGGTTGGCCACGCTGTGCGTGGGGGGCGGGATGGGTATCGCCACGATCGTCGAGCGGCTGTAG
- a CDS encoding 3-hydroxyacyl-CoA dehydrogenase NAD-binding domain-containing protein has product MTDPKTIRWEQDDTGVVTLVLDDPDQSANTMNQAFKDSIAAIADRAEAAVAADKDAIRGFIYTSAKKTFFAGGDLKDMIKVGPEDAQQVFETGNAIKRSLRRIETLGKPVVAAINGAALGGGYEIALAAHHRVALDAPGSKIGLPEVTLGLLPAGGGVTRTVRLMGITDALLKVLLQGTQYNPRRALENGLVHEVAVTPEEMIEKARAFIDANPESQQPWDKPGYRIPGGTPAHPKLAANLPAFPANLKKQTAGAPYPAPRNILAAAVEGSQVDFETAQTIEARYFTELVTGQVAKNMIQAFFFDLQAVNSGANRPKDVERRTVRKVAVLGAGMMGAGIAYSCARAGIDVVLKDVSAEAARKGKGYSEKLCAKAVQRGRTTQEKADALLARITPTTDPQVLAGCDAVIEAVFEDTSLKHKVFQEIQHVVEPDALLCSNTSTLPITLLAEGVDRPVDFIGLHFFSPVDKMPLVEIIKGERTGDEALARAFDLVRQINKTPIVVNDARGFFTSRVIGHFINEGVAMVGEGIEPASVEQAAAQAGYPAKVLSLMDELTLTLPRKIRNETKKAVEEAGGTWAGHPSDTVIDRMIDEFERPGRSGGAGFYDYVDGKRAGLWPGLREHFTKPGHEIPFKDMQERMLFSEALDTVRLLEEGVLTSVADANIGSILGIGFPGWTGGVLQYINGYEGGLPGFVARARELAERYGERFTPPALLVEKAEKGERFSDS; this is encoded by the coding sequence ATGACCGACCCCAAGACCATCCGCTGGGAACAGGACGACACCGGTGTCGTCACCCTCGTCCTCGACGACCCCGACCAGTCCGCGAACACCATGAACCAGGCGTTCAAGGACTCCATCGCGGCGATCGCCGACCGCGCGGAGGCCGCCGTCGCGGCCGACAAGGACGCGATCCGCGGCTTCATCTACACCTCCGCCAAGAAGACCTTCTTCGCGGGCGGCGACCTCAAGGACATGATCAAGGTCGGTCCCGAGGACGCCCAGCAGGTGTTCGAGACGGGCAACGCCATCAAGCGCTCGCTGCGCCGCATCGAGACCCTCGGCAAACCCGTCGTCGCCGCCATCAACGGCGCGGCCCTCGGCGGCGGTTACGAGATCGCCCTCGCCGCACACCACCGCGTCGCCCTGGACGCCCCCGGCTCCAAGATCGGCCTGCCCGAGGTCACCCTCGGCCTGCTGCCCGCGGGCGGCGGCGTCACCAGGACCGTACGCCTCATGGGCATCACGGACGCGCTCCTGAAGGTGCTCCTCCAGGGCACCCAGTACAACCCGAGGCGCGCGCTGGAGAACGGCCTCGTCCACGAAGTGGCCGTCACCCCCGAGGAGATGATCGAGAAGGCCCGCGCCTTCATCGACGCCAACCCCGAGTCGCAGCAGCCCTGGGACAAGCCGGGCTACCGCATCCCCGGCGGCACCCCCGCCCACCCGAAGCTCGCGGCGAACCTCCCCGCCTTCCCCGCCAACCTCAAGAAGCAGACGGCGGGCGCCCCCTACCCGGCCCCGCGCAACATCCTCGCGGCCGCCGTCGAGGGCTCCCAGGTCGACTTCGAGACCGCGCAGACCATCGAGGCCAGGTACTTCACCGAGCTGGTCACCGGCCAGGTCGCCAAGAACATGATCCAGGCGTTCTTCTTCGACCTCCAGGCCGTCAACTCCGGCGCGAACCGCCCCAAGGACGTCGAGCGGAGGACCGTCCGCAAGGTCGCCGTGCTCGGCGCCGGGATGATGGGCGCCGGCATCGCCTACTCCTGTGCCCGCGCGGGCATCGACGTCGTTCTGAAGGACGTCTCGGCGGAGGCGGCGCGCAAGGGCAAGGGCTACTCCGAGAAGCTCTGCGCCAAGGCCGTCCAGCGGGGGCGCACGACCCAGGAGAAGGCGGACGCCCTCCTCGCCCGCATCACGCCCACCACCGACCCGCAGGTACTCGCGGGCTGCGACGCCGTGATCGAGGCGGTCTTCGAGGACACCTCGCTCAAGCACAAGGTGTTCCAGGAGATCCAGCACGTCGTGGAGCCGGACGCGCTGCTCTGCTCCAACACCTCGACCCTGCCGATCACCCTGCTCGCCGAGGGCGTCGACCGCCCGGTCGACTTCATCGGGCTGCACTTCTTCTCGCCCGTCGACAAGATGCCGCTCGTCGAGATCATCAAGGGCGAGCGGACCGGCGACGAGGCGCTGGCCCGCGCCTTCGACCTCGTACGCCAGATCAACAAGACGCCGATCGTCGTCAACGACGCGCGCGGCTTCTTCACCTCGCGCGTCATCGGACACTTCATCAACGAAGGCGTCGCGATGGTCGGCGAGGGCATCGAGCCCGCCTCCGTCGAGCAGGCGGCCGCCCAGGCGGGCTACCCGGCGAAGGTCCTGTCCCTGATGGACGAGCTGACCCTGACCCTGCCCCGCAAGATCCGCAACGAGACGAAGAAGGCCGTCGAGGAGGCGGGCGGCACCTGGGCCGGCCACCCCTCGGACACGGTCATCGACCGCATGATCGACGAGTTCGAGCGGCCCGGCAGGAGCGGGGGAGCGGGCTTCTACGACTACGTGGACGGCAAGCGCGCGGGGCTCTGGCCGGGCCTGCGCGAGCACTTCACCAAGCCGGGGCACGAGATCCCGTTCAAGGACATGCAGGAGCGCATGCTCTTCTCCGAGGCGCTCGACACCGTGCGCCTCCTGGAGGAGGGCGTCCTGACGTCGGTGGCCGACGCCAACATCGGCTCCATCCTCGGGATCGGCTTCCCCGGCTGGACGGGCGGCGTGCTCCAGTACATCAACGGCTACGAGGGCGGCCTGCCCGGATTCGTGGCACGCGCGCGTGAGCTGGCCGAGCGCTACGGGGAGCGGTTCACGCCGCCGGCACTGCTCGTGGAGAAGGCGGAGAAGGGCGAGAGGTTCAGCGACAGCTGA
- a CDS encoding MerR family transcriptional regulator, translating into MTTDTEEPTLTVDELAARAGVTVRTIRFYSTKGLLPPPVIGPRRVGHYGQDHLSRLALIEELQHQGMTLAAIERYLEQLPADLSAHDLAIHRALVASWAPDSAEEVPLAELERRAGRALSEEDLDRLAAMSVIARTRAPGTYRVDLGLLRLGVQLLDVPIAHETILAARTVLMEHTRSAAHELSRLFRDEVWGPYRERESDPGHVAAMRSLSAHMQPMVVQALVTAFQRSLKEELRKWLRES; encoded by the coding sequence ATGACGACGGACACCGAAGAACCGACGTTGACGGTCGACGAGCTGGCCGCGCGCGCGGGCGTGACGGTCCGCACGATCCGCTTCTACAGCACCAAGGGTCTGCTGCCCCCACCGGTGATCGGCCCCCGCCGCGTCGGCCACTACGGTCAGGACCACCTGTCCCGCCTCGCGCTCATCGAGGAGTTGCAGCACCAGGGCATGACGCTCGCCGCTATCGAGCGGTACCTGGAGCAGCTGCCCGCGGACCTGAGCGCGCACGACCTGGCCATCCACCGCGCCCTGGTGGCCTCCTGGGCGCCCGACTCCGCCGAGGAGGTCCCGCTCGCCGAGCTGGAGCGCAGGGCGGGGCGCGCGCTGAGCGAGGAGGACCTGGACCGGCTGGCGGCGATGAGCGTCATCGCCCGGACGCGGGCCCCGGGGACGTACCGCGTGGACCTGGGGCTGCTGCGCCTCGGGGTACAGCTGCTCGACGTACCCATCGCGCACGAGACGATCCTGGCGGCGCGCACGGTCCTGATGGAGCACACGCGCTCGGCCGCGCACGAGCTGTCCCGCCTCTTCCGTGACGAGGTGTGGGGCCCTTACCGCGAGCGCGAGTCGGACCCGGGGCACGTGGCGGCGATGCGGTCGCTGTCGGCCCATATGCAGCCGATGGTGGTGCAGGCGCTGGTGACGGCGTTCCAGCGCTCGCTCAAGGAGGAGCTGCGGAAGTGGCTCAGGGAGAGCTGA
- a CDS encoding AMP-dependent synthetase/ligase gives MTTIPRLPGEPADITLPALLLRNAEDHGELPALSWRTGEDWATLTWREARRKVAVLAAGYAALGVGRGEHVLMMMGNRPEHWLSDLALTHLGAVPVTVYGTAAPEQVAHIVRHSRARFAIVEGAAELPRWEPLLADASAPLERLVVVEAAEAGEHRTYGSLHATGSRLLNPDAFEKAWRESRPTDALTVVYTSGTTGDPKGVRLTHRNVLLGSIALDGVVDFPEHVGHICYLPFAHIAERLLGIYLPVLRAAHVHLCADPAQVAATARELHPFQFFGVPRVWEKLTASVKAALAGLPAERRRAIEAANETARAHVACRERGEEPSAELRAAYERAKEQVLDPLLALAGFDRLVWTASASAPMPPDVTRFWAGFGLVIMDAWGLTETSGVVTTNTPDAFRLGSVGRPLAGLEVRTADDGELLVRGATVFDGYLRADGGVDSACDAEGWFATGDIGRIDEDGFLWLTDRKKEMIVTSTGKNVSPALVENALKEHPLIGQALVHGDGRSYLVALLVLDAELAPAWAAAHGIEGGLEAGELVSHPAVREEADRAVQAANARLNRTEQIKRYRLLAEEWGPGTGELTPSLKLRRRVVQERYQQVIDALYTP, from the coding sequence ATGACCACGATCCCGCGACTCCCCGGGGAACCGGCCGACATCACGCTCCCCGCCCTGCTGCTCCGCAACGCCGAGGACCACGGAGAGCTGCCCGCGCTCTCCTGGCGTACGGGGGAGGACTGGGCCACGCTCACCTGGCGCGAGGCGCGGCGCAAGGTCGCCGTGCTCGCCGCCGGTTACGCCGCGCTCGGCGTCGGACGGGGCGAGCACGTCCTGATGATGATGGGCAACCGCCCCGAGCACTGGCTGAGCGACCTCGCCCTGACGCACCTCGGCGCCGTCCCCGTCACCGTGTACGGCACCGCGGCCCCCGAGCAGGTCGCCCACATCGTCCGGCACAGCCGCGCCCGTTTCGCGATCGTCGAGGGAGCCGCCGAACTCCCGCGCTGGGAGCCTCTGTTGGCTGACGCGAGTGCCCCGCTGGAACGCCTCGTCGTGGTGGAGGCCGCCGAGGCGGGGGAGCACCGCACGTACGGCTCGCTGCACGCCACGGGCAGCCGCCTCCTCAACCCGGACGCCTTCGAGAAGGCATGGCGCGAGAGCCGCCCCACCGACGCGCTCACCGTCGTCTACACCTCGGGCACCACCGGCGACCCCAAGGGCGTACGCCTCACCCACCGCAACGTCCTCCTGGGCAGCATCGCCCTGGACGGTGTCGTCGACTTCCCCGAGCACGTCGGGCACATCTGCTACCTGCCCTTCGCGCACATCGCGGAACGGCTGCTCGGCATCTACCTCCCCGTCCTGCGCGCCGCGCACGTCCACCTGTGCGCCGACCCGGCCCAAGTGGCCGCCACCGCACGTGAGTTGCACCCCTTCCAGTTCTTCGGCGTCCCGCGCGTGTGGGAGAAGCTCACCGCGTCCGTGAAGGCCGCGCTCGCCGGGCTGCCCGCGGAGCGGCGGCGCGCCATCGAGGCGGCGAACGAGACGGCACGCGCGCACGTCGCCTGCCGCGAGCGCGGCGAGGAGCCATCGGCGGAGCTGCGCGCCGCGTACGAGCGGGCCAAGGAACAGGTGCTCGACCCCCTGCTCGCGCTCGCCGGGTTCGACCGCCTGGTGTGGACGGCCAGCGCCTCGGCGCCGATGCCGCCGGACGTCACCCGCTTCTGGGCCGGCTTCGGTCTGGTGATCATGGACGCGTGGGGCCTGACCGAGACGTCCGGCGTGGTCACGACCAACACCCCCGACGCGTTCCGCCTCGGCTCGGTGGGCCGCCCCCTCGCCGGCCTGGAGGTCCGCACCGCCGACGACGGCGAGCTCCTGGTCCGCGGCGCGACGGTCTTCGACGGCTATCTGCGGGCCGACGGCGGTGTCGACAGCGCGTGCGACGCCGAGGGCTGGTTCGCCACCGGGGACATCGGGCGGATCGACGAGGACGGCTTCCTCTGGCTCACCGACCGCAAGAAGGAAATGATCGTCACCTCGACCGGCAAGAACGTCTCCCCCGCACTCGTGGAGAACGCCCTCAAGGAGCACCCGCTGATCGGCCAGGCCCTCGTGCACGGCGACGGCCGCTCGTATCTGGTGGCGCTGCTCGTCCTGGACGCGGAGCTGGCGCCCGCCTGGGCCGCCGCGCACGGGATCGAGGGCGGGCTCGAAGCGGGGGAGCTGGTCTCCCACCCGGCCGTACGGGAGGAGGCCGACCGCGCCGTCCAGGCCGCCAACGCGCGCCTGAACCGCACCGAGCAGATCAAGCGCTACCGCCTCCTCGCCGAGGAGTGGGGCCCCGGGACCGGCGAGCTGACCCCGTCCCTGAAGCTGCGCCGCCGCGTCGTCCAGGAGAGGTACCAGCAGGTCATCGACGCCCTGTACACCCCCTGA
- a CDS encoding amino acid permease yields MSKEAVDSAALDASRTDASQAPADAGDAGYSKDLKARHVNMIAIGGAIGTGLFLGAGGRLHSAGPALALAYLVCGVFAFFVVRALGEMVLYRPSSGSFVSYAREFLGEKGAYVAGWMYFLNWSTTGIADITAIALYTHYWSFFTDIPQWVLALIALAVVLAINLISVKIFGEMEFWFAIIKVAALVAFMLIGIFLLITQHEVGGESPGLNVITDNGGFLPNGMMPVVIVMQGVVFAYASLELVGVAAGETAEPHKIVPRAVNSIMWRVGLFYVGSVVLLALLLPGAVYSADQSPFVTVLSKIGVPAAGDVMNLVVLTAAMSSLNSGLYSTGRILRSMAMAGSAPKFTAKMNKSQVPYGGIMLTAGVGVLGVGLNSIVPHQAFEIVLNVASLGIISTWVIIMICHLAFVRRSKEGAFERPKFRLPGNPVTEIVTIVFLLAVLCLMWKDPEVGRKTLFLIPIVAAALVVGWYAIRRKADREAETLLK; encoded by the coding sequence GTGAGCAAGGAAGCCGTAGATTCGGCCGCCCTGGACGCATCCCGCACAGATGCGTCCCAGGCCCCCGCGGACGCGGGCGACGCCGGTTACAGCAAGGACCTCAAGGCCCGTCACGTCAACATGATCGCCATTGGTGGCGCGATCGGCACTGGGCTCTTTCTCGGGGCGGGCGGCCGCCTCCACTCGGCGGGCCCCGCGCTCGCCCTCGCGTACCTCGTGTGCGGTGTCTTCGCGTTCTTCGTCGTACGCGCCCTCGGCGAGATGGTGCTCTACCGTCCGTCGTCCGGTTCGTTCGTCAGTTACGCGCGTGAGTTCCTCGGTGAGAAGGGCGCCTACGTCGCCGGTTGGATGTATTTCCTGAACTGGTCGACCACCGGCATCGCGGACATCACCGCGATCGCGCTCTACACGCACTACTGGAGCTTCTTCACCGACATCCCGCAGTGGGTGCTCGCACTGATAGCCCTGGCCGTGGTGCTGGCCATCAACCTCATCTCGGTGAAGATCTTCGGCGAGATGGAGTTCTGGTTCGCGATCATCAAGGTCGCCGCGCTCGTCGCGTTCATGCTCATCGGCATCTTCCTGCTGATCACCCAGCACGAGGTCGGCGGCGAGTCCCCCGGTCTGAACGTGATCACCGACAACGGCGGCTTCCTGCCGAACGGCATGATGCCGGTCGTGATCGTGATGCAGGGCGTCGTCTTCGCGTACGCCTCCCTGGAGCTGGTCGGCGTCGCGGCGGGCGAGACCGCCGAGCCGCACAAGATCGTCCCGCGCGCGGTCAACTCGATCATGTGGCGTGTGGGCCTCTTCTACGTCGGCTCGGTCGTCCTCCTCGCGCTGCTGCTCCCCGGCGCCGTGTACTCGGCGGACCAGAGCCCCTTCGTGACGGTCCTCTCCAAGATCGGCGTACCGGCGGCCGGTGACGTGATGAACCTGGTCGTCCTGACCGCGGCCATGTCGTCGCTCAACTCGGGGCTCTACTCCACGGGCCGCATCCTGCGCTCCATGGCGATGGCGGGCTCGGCGCCCAAGTTCACCGCGAAGATGAACAAGAGCCAGGTGCCCTACGGCGGCATCATGCTCACCGCGGGCGTCGGCGTCCTCGGCGTCGGCCTGAACAGCATCGTGCCGCACCAGGCCTTCGAGATCGTCCTCAACGTGGCGTCCCTGGGCATCATCAGCACGTGGGTGATCATCATGATCTGCCACCTGGCGTTCGTCCGCCGCTCCAAGGAAGGCGCCTTCGAACGCCCCAAGTTCCGGCTGCCCGGCAACCCGGTCACGGAGATCGTCACGATCGTCTTCCTGCTGGCGGTGCTCTGCCTGATGTGGAAGGACCCGGAGGTCGGCCGCAAGACGCTGTTCCTCATCCCGATCGTCGCCGCGGCGCTGGTCGTCGGCTGGTACGCGATCCGCCGCAAGGCCGACCGCGAGGCGGAGACCCTCTTGAAGTAG
- a CDS encoding alpha/beta fold hydrolase — MDAMVSVKDGEVWAHDSGEPDAGGPDSGGLPLVLLHPGVGDSRVWDPVLPHLTERHRVIRYDARGYGRSPAPTAPYSLVEDLIAVLDHFGAARAVLAGSSMGGATAISLALRDPARVAALALVVPGVTGAEDLVSRDFTAEVGKLAEAGDVDGIVALVMRTSAAAGTGADLEVEAHVRSVIPAWFAVHPYHVPDPPAFDRLGELDVPCVLVLGERDQPEVVRTNEAMARRIPGCRLVRLAHSDHFPTVREPSAVAEAVLEAHAAAGGPAGQR, encoded by the coding sequence ATGGACGCCATGGTGTCGGTCAAGGACGGCGAAGTCTGGGCGCACGACTCGGGAGAGCCGGACGCGGGAGGGCCGGACAGCGGCGGCCTGCCGCTGGTCCTCCTCCATCCGGGCGTCGGTGACTCCCGGGTCTGGGACCCCGTCCTGCCGCACCTCACCGAGCGGCATCGGGTGATCCGGTACGACGCGCGGGGCTACGGCAGGTCGCCGGCGCCGACCGCGCCCTACTCGCTGGTCGAGGACCTGATCGCGGTACTCGACCACTTCGGAGCGGCCCGTGCCGTCCTCGCGGGATCGAGCATGGGCGGCGCGACGGCCATCAGCCTCGCTCTCCGCGACCCGGCGCGGGTGGCGGCCCTCGCCCTGGTGGTCCCCGGCGTCACGGGCGCCGAGGACCTCGTCTCGCGGGACTTCACCGCCGAGGTCGGCAAGCTCGCGGAGGCGGGGGACGTGGACGGCATCGTGGCGCTGGTGATGCGTACGTCGGCCGCCGCGGGCACCGGGGCCGATCTGGAGGTGGAGGCGCACGTCAGGTCGGTGATCCCGGCCTGGTTCGCCGTTCACCCGTACCACGTCCCCGACCCGCCCGCCTTCGACCGCCTCGGCGAACTCGACGTCCCGTGCGTCCTCGTCCTCGGTGAGCGCGACCAGCCCGAGGTGGTCCGTACGAACGAGGCGATGGCGCGGCGCATCCCGGGCTGCCGCCTCGTACGCCTCGCGCACAGCGACCACTTCCCGACCGTGCGTGAACCGTCCGCGGTCGCGGAAGCCGTCCTGGAGGCACATGCGGCGGCGGGGGGCCCGGCAGGCCAGCGGTGA
- a CDS encoding oxygenase MpaB family protein, which translates to MKPDHPRDVHHPGPDHGRSHRGDPAPPPPDGILWSLAGDVRSLLMLPSALVLQVAHPAVGAGVEQHSVFRTDPWGRGERSLRSVLLWVYGGDEAVAEGRRLRALHRTIQGTDTRGRRYHALTPANYAWVHATGFPVYRHAQRYLGRPFTEAQERRLYAEWLQVGRILGIHDRDMPRTPEEFWPYYRRVLADELELTPVAKELTATDASVPPPDRGPRPVRVLARILWPALLPPLARFRRFVTIGLMPPDARQALGLPWTPRQERALRVLGGAVRTVVPLLPERLRYLPTARRARARHRAARR; encoded by the coding sequence ATGAAGCCCGACCACCCCCGCGACGTGCACCACCCGGGCCCGGACCACGGCCGGAGCCATCGCGGCGACCCCGCCCCGCCCCCTCCCGACGGCATCCTCTGGAGCCTCGCGGGTGACGTCCGCTCGCTCCTGATGCTGCCGTCCGCGCTCGTCCTCCAGGTCGCGCACCCGGCGGTCGGCGCCGGCGTCGAGCAGCACTCGGTGTTCCGGACCGACCCGTGGGGCCGGGGGGAGCGCTCGCTGCGATCGGTGCTGCTGTGGGTGTACGGCGGCGACGAGGCGGTCGCGGAGGGCCGCAGGCTCCGCGCGCTGCACCGCACCATCCAGGGCACCGACACCCGCGGCCGCCGCTACCACGCGCTGACGCCCGCCAACTACGCCTGGGTCCACGCCACGGGCTTCCCCGTCTACCGGCACGCGCAGCGCTATCTGGGCCGCCCCTTCACCGAGGCACAGGAGCGCCGGCTGTACGCGGAGTGGCTCCAGGTCGGCCGGATCCTCGGCATCCACGACCGGGACATGCCACGGACGCCGGAGGAGTTCTGGCCGTACTACCGCCGAGTCCTGGCCGACGAACTCGAACTCACGCCCGTGGCGAAGGAGCTGACCGCCACCGACGCCTCCGTCCCGCCGCCCGACCGAGGTCCGCGCCCCGTGCGCGTCCTGGCCCGGATCCTGTGGCCCGCCCTGCTGCCCCCGCTGGCCCGCTTCCGCCGCTTCGTCACGATCGGCCTCATGCCCCCGGACGCCCGGCAGGCGCTCGGCCTTCCCTGGACCCCGCGCCAGGAACGCGCCCTGCGCGTCCTGGGCGGGGCGGTGCGGACGGTGGTCCCGCTGCTGCCGGAGCGGCTGCGCTATCTGCCGACGGCGCGCAGGGCCCGCGCACGACACCGCGCCGCCCGTCGTTGA
- a CDS encoding M1 family metallopeptidase: protein MHRRLIAPGALAASLLLAIPASAADFSPGAPGIGDPYYPASGNGGYDVSHYDLRLKYQPVTDLLEGTATINARTTQNLSRFNLDFGLKVSEVRVNGKKAKFAKTGDQELEITPAAGLAKGTPVTVVVRYAGKPSELKIDGYTAWHRTPDGGVAAQEPEGAVWWFPSNDHPLDKATYDVSVSVPDGTQAISNGVLQSQSSRLGWTRFNWRSNKPQASYLTTLAVGKFDITTDKTEGGLPVLNAYSKDLGDNAGAARASLERTTEVAEWLETVFGKYPFNALGGYVPNVKTSYALETQTRPFYSPSAFANGSNASIVVHELAHQWYGDSVSVHHWKDIWVNEGFARYSQWLWSEKEGEGTAQELADYVYAQRSADDPFWTVKPGDPGPDKQFHIAVYDRGALALQALRNEIGDDAFFAVLKGWPQQYKYGNAKVGDFVKYAERISGKPLADLFDTWLYQPSRPDAPAARDAGFARSAAVPAKPKSWKQIADTNDVHDHDHDHKHGHKH, encoded by the coding sequence GTGCACCGCAGACTCATCGCCCCGGGCGCGCTCGCGGCCTCTCTCCTGCTGGCGATCCCGGCATCGGCCGCGGACTTCTCCCCCGGAGCCCCGGGCATCGGCGACCCCTACTACCCGGCCAGCGGCAACGGCGGCTACGACGTCTCCCACTACGACCTGAGGCTCAAGTACCAGCCCGTGACCGACCTGCTCGAAGGCACGGCCACGATCAACGCGCGCACCACGCAGAACCTTTCGCGCTTCAACCTGGACTTCGGGCTCAAGGTCTCCGAGGTGCGGGTCAACGGCAAGAAGGCGAAGTTCGCGAAGACCGGCGACCAGGAGCTGGAGATAACCCCGGCCGCGGGTCTCGCCAAGGGCACGCCGGTCACCGTGGTCGTGCGGTACGCGGGCAAGCCGTCCGAGCTGAAGATCGACGGTTACACGGCCTGGCACCGGACGCCGGACGGCGGAGTGGCGGCGCAGGAGCCGGAGGGCGCCGTGTGGTGGTTCCCCTCCAACGACCATCCGCTGGACAAGGCGACGTACGACGTGTCGGTGTCCGTGCCCGACGGCACCCAGGCGATCTCCAACGGCGTGTTGCAGTCGCAGAGTTCACGGCTCGGCTGGACCCGCTTCAACTGGCGGTCCAACAAGCCGCAGGCGAGCTACCTCACCACGCTCGCGGTCGGCAAGTTCGACATCACGACCGACAAGACCGAGGGCGGTCTGCCGGTCCTCAACGCCTACAGCAAGGACCTCGGCGACAACGCGGGTGCGGCGCGGGCCAGCCTGGAGCGGACCACCGAGGTCGCGGAGTGGCTGGAGACGGTCTTCGGGAAGTACCCCTTCAACGCGCTCGGCGGATACGTCCCGAACGTGAAGACCAGCTACGCCCTGGAGACCCAGACGCGGCCCTTCTACAGCCCCTCCGCGTTCGCGAACGGATCCAACGCGTCCATCGTCGTCCATGAGCTGGCCCACCAGTGGTACGGCGACAGCGTCTCCGTGCACCACTGGAAGGACATCTGGGTCAACGAGGGCTTCGCCCGCTACAGCCAGTGGCTGTGGTCGGAGAAGGAGGGCGAGGGGACCGCGCAGGAACTCGCGGACTACGTGTACGCGCAGCGGTCCGCCGACGACCCGTTCTGGACCGTCAAGCCGGGCGACCCGGGCCCGGACAAGCAGTTCCACATCGCCGTCTACGACCGGGGCGCGCTCGCCCTCCAGGCGCTGCGGAACGAGATCGGCGACGACGCGTTCTTCGCCGTCCTCAAGGGGTGGCCGCAGCAGTACAAGTACGGCAACGCCAAGGTCGGCGACTTCGTGAAGTACGCCGAGAGGATCTCGGGCAAGCCGCTCGCGGACCTCTTCGACACCTGGCTGTACCAGCCGTCGCGGCCGGACGCGCCCGCCGCACGGGACGCCGGCTTCGCACGCTCGGCCGCGGTGCCCGCCAAGCCGAAGTCGTGGAAGCAGATCGCGGACACGAACGATGTGCACGACCACGACCACGACCACAAGCACGGGCACAAGCACTGA